In one Bacteroidota bacterium genomic region, the following are encoded:
- a CDS encoding glycosyltransferase family 2 protein, with protein sequence MDISVVIPLLNEEESLPELSEWIARVMNEHKYSYEVLFIDDGSTDSSWKVIEQLSKANPSIKGIKFRRNYGKSAALNVGFHNAQGDVIITMDADLQDSPDEIPDLYRRIKDEGYDLISGWKKKRYDPITKTLPTKLFNAATRSMSGIQLNDFNCGLKSYRNEVVKAIEVYGEMHRYIPVIAKNAGFKKIGEQVVQHRARKYGTSKFGLNRFVNGFLDLLSITYMAKFSKRPMHFFGSIGIVSFFIGFAITIYLLGNKAYHSWITHEPVRDAVDNPWFYLALTALIAGVQLFLAGFLGEMISRGSHDRNNYLVADKLNLD encoded by the coding sequence ATGGACATTTCGGTTGTTATCCCTTTACTAAACGAAGAAGAATCGTTGCCCGAACTTTCGGAATGGATTGCTCGTGTGATGAACGAACACAAGTACAGCTACGAGGTATTGTTTATTGACGACGGCAGTACCGATAGCAGCTGGAAAGTGATTGAGCAACTGTCAAAAGCAAACCCATCTATAAAAGGGATTAAGTTTCGCAGAAACTATGGTAAATCTGCTGCGCTAAATGTGGGTTTTCACAATGCGCAAGGGGATGTGATAATTACCATGGATGCAGATTTGCAAGACAGTCCCGACGAAATACCCGATTTATATCGCCGCATAAAAGACGAAGGTTACGACCTTATCTCAGGTTGGAAGAAGAAACGCTACGACCCTATTACCAAAACACTTCCCACCAAACTGTTTAATGCAGCTACCCGCAGCATGAGCGGTATACAATTGAATGACTTTAACTGCGGCCTTAAATCGTACCGCAACGAGGTGGTAAAAGCCATTGAAGTGTACGGCGAAATGCACCGCTATATTCCTGTGATTGCCAAAAACGCAGGGTTTAAAAAAATTGGTGAACAAGTAGTGCAGCACCGTGCCCGCAAATACGGTACGTCAAAATTCGGGTTGAACCGTTTTGTGAACGGCTTCCTCGATTTGCTGTCTATCACCTACATGGCAAAATTCAGCAAACGTCCTATGCACTTTTTCGGCAGCATAGGCATTGTTTCCTTCTTTATTGGTTTTGCCATCACCATCTATTTGCTGGGCAACAAAGCCTACCACTCATGGATTACCCATGAACCCGTGCGCGATGCGGTTGACAATCCTTGGTTTTATCTTGCCCTTACTGCCCTTATTGCAGGTGTGCAGTTATTTTTAGCAGGCTTTTTGGGCGAAATGATTAGCCGCGGCAGCCACGACCGTAACAATTACTTGGTGGCCGACAAGCTAAACCTTGATTAA
- a CDS encoding DUF3865 domain-containing protein has translation MEKQSLILLAEIAKITTSPFNGFDDGLYAVKNLAKSNCKALYPETNPVVELLDGFDSLQTEFVIKEYSAFSYAAIHMLLDAALRNHDWKLLQNEIIRNINEEKGEETKDIPHLEMMRQGYKNDLGIETDNYNASGITMSFLDKMKRIFKEVDNAFVAGALMAFEGSAIPEFVILDKIVTAYRHKKNLPAISKRDLTQLYIDGHKDFEIGHEQGLIDAVKPFINSKNTGNMIKGYVSVCIALSTWWEQLAVEAVYVGVATKTQLNTREDFDVTGAFLN, from the coding sequence ATGGAAAAACAGTCATTAATACTCCTTGCCGAAATTGCAAAAATCACAACTTCTCCGTTTAATGGATTTGACGATGGTCTATATGCCGTAAAAAATTTAGCCAAAAGTAATTGTAAAGCCCTTTACCCTGAGACTAACCCTGTGGTTGAGTTATTAGATGGTTTTGACAGCCTACAGACTGAGTTTGTGATTAAGGAGTATTCTGCGTTTTCTTATGCTGCAATTCATATGTTGTTGGATGCTGCTTTGAGAAATCATGATTGGAAGCTATTGCAAAACGAAATTATCAGAAATATTAACGAGGAAAAAGGTGAAGAAACAAAAGACATCCCACACCTAGAGATGATGCGCCAAGGCTATAAAAATGACTTAGGTATTGAAACAGATAATTACAATGCCTCAGGAATAACAATGAGTTTTTTAGATAAAATGAAACGCATTTTTAAGGAAGTAGATAATGCCTTTGTTGCTGGTGCTCTTATGGCTTTTGAAGGTAGCGCAATACCTGAATTTGTGATTTTGGATAAAATTGTAACTGCTTACAGGCATAAAAAAAACCTGCCTGCAATAAGTAAAAGGGATTTAACACAACTGTATATTGATGGCCATAAAGATTTTGAAATTGGCCACGAACAAGGGCTAATTGATGCGGTGAAACCATTTATAAATAGTAAAAACACCGGCAATATGATTAAAGGATATGTGTCTGTTTGTATTGCATTATCTACATGGTGGGAACAACTTGCAGTTGAAGCCGTGTATGTTGGAGTTGCTACCAAAACTCAATTAAACACACGCGAAGATTTTGATGTTACGGGTGCTTTTTTGAACTAG
- the tsaD gene encoding tRNA (adenosine(37)-N6)-threonylcarbamoyltransferase complex transferase subunit TsaD, with product MLAIESSCDETSAAILNNGNILANIIAGQTVHEKYGGVVPELASRAHQQNIVPVVDVALKEAGVSREQLTAVAFTRGPGLLGSLLVGVTFAKSLALALDIPLIEVNHMDAHVLAHFIDNPKPSFPFLCLTVSGGHTQILKVSSPLEMELLGQTQDDAAGEAFDKAAKILGLPYPGGPLIDKYAKEGNPLRFKFPEGKVDGLDFSFSGFKTSVLYFVRDNVALNPDFVQENLADICASVQHTIISTLMKKLSKAAEQTGITEVAIAGGVSANSGLRAALESTGKAKGWNTYIPKFEYCTDNAAMIAIAGHFKYQEGIFCGQDAVPFTRLEG from the coding sequence ATATTAGCCATAGAATCGTCGTGCGACGAGACATCGGCCGCTATACTAAACAACGGCAACATTCTTGCCAATATTATTGCGGGGCAAACCGTGCACGAGAAGTACGGCGGCGTTGTACCCGAATTGGCCAGCCGTGCCCACCAGCAAAATATTGTTCCGGTGGTGGATGTGGCGTTGAAAGAGGCGGGTGTGAGCCGTGAACAACTTACTGCTGTTGCGTTTACACGCGGACCGGGTTTGCTGGGCAGTTTGCTGGTGGGGGTTACGTTTGCCAAAAGCCTTGCCTTAGCACTGGATATTCCTTTGATTGAGGTGAACCACATGGATGCGCACGTACTGGCGCATTTTATAGACAATCCTAAGCCTTCGTTTCCGTTTTTGTGCCTTACGGTATCGGGCGGACATACCCAAATTTTGAAAGTAAGCAGCCCGCTGGAGATGGAATTGCTGGGACAAACCCAAGACGATGCCGCGGGCGAAGCATTTGACAAAGCTGCTAAAATATTGGGCTTGCCCTACCCGGGAGGTCCACTGATTGATAAGTATGCTAAGGAAGGCAATCCGTTACGTTTTAAGTTTCCGGAAGGAAAGGTTGATGGGCTTGACTTTAGTTTCAGCGGGTTTAAAACGTCGGTACTATACTTTGTGCGCGATAATGTGGCACTGAATCCTGATTTTGTACAAGAAAACCTTGCGGATATATGCGCAAGCGTGCAGCATACCATCATCAGCACTTTGATGAAAAAATTAAGCAAAGCAGCCGAACAAACAGGTATTACTGAAGTTGCTATTGCGGGTGGCGTGAGTGCAAACAGCGGTTTACGAGCAGCGCTTGAGAGCACAGGCAAGGCCAAGGGCTGGAATACCTACATTCCCAAGTTTGAGTATTGTACCGATAATGCGGCTATGATAGCTATTGCAGGCCATTTTAAATACCAAGAAGGTATTTTTTGCGGACAGGATGCTGTACCGTTCACAAGGCTTGAGGGGTAG
- a CDS encoding GAF domain-containing sensor histidine kinase — MIVAPIPENEAERLNELKNLQILDSPEEQDYDDVVKLASAICNTPMSLVSLIDSQRQWFKARIGIDDPETNRDVAFCAHAILNDELMVVPNAIEDERFFDNPYVINNPNVRFYAGMPLVTRSGFKIGTLCVLDSQPRELTEDQKFALKTLGKQVINMLELRLKNQRLSKLNSLQNKFLAIISHDVRNPLVSVKSMIDMMDSEMITADDFKELSGKLGEHVSHTVDLLNNLIDWGISQTKGDKLDLGMVKVSEIIDSEYTRINPVATEKKLELINKVGKEDAVVVLADANMLKFIIRNLITNAVKFTAQGSVSISLDDTAHGWVLSVKDTGVGMSEERQKKLFNWENRFTTNGTNNEAGSGLGLLMCKEFAEKHLGGIDIHSTEGVGTTFKVAVNTRFMLV; from the coding sequence ATGATAGTTGCACCAATCCCTGAGAACGAGGCGGAACGCTTGAACGAACTTAAAAATCTTCAGATACTCGATTCTCCCGAAGAGCAAGATTATGATGATGTGGTAAAACTGGCATCTGCAATTTGCAATACCCCCATGTCGTTGGTATCCTTAATTGATTCGCAACGACAATGGTTTAAAGCAAGGATTGGTATTGACGACCCTGAAACCAACCGGGATGTTGCATTTTGTGCCCATGCCATATTGAACGATGAATTGATGGTGGTACCTAATGCCATCGAAGATGAACGTTTTTTTGATAATCCCTATGTGATTAATAATCCCAATGTGAGGTTTTATGCAGGGATGCCGCTGGTAACCAGAAGCGGTTTCAAAATAGGTACATTGTGTGTGCTTGACTCGCAACCCCGTGAACTTACCGAAGACCAAAAATTTGCATTGAAAACATTGGGTAAACAGGTGATAAATATGCTTGAGCTGCGTTTGAAAAACCAGCGATTGAGCAAGCTGAACAGTTTACAAAATAAGTTTCTGGCTATTATCAGCCATGATGTACGCAACCCCTTAGTGTCAGTTAAATCCATGATTGATATGATGGATAGCGAAATGATAACTGCCGATGATTTTAAAGAACTATCAGGCAAGTTGGGTGAACACGTTTCGCATACGGTGGATTTACTGAATAACCTGATTGACTGGGGTATATCACAAACCAAAGGTGATAAGCTGGATTTAGGCATGGTGAAGGTGAGTGAAATTATTGATAGTGAATATACCCGTATAAACCCCGTTGCGACAGAAAAGAAACTGGAGCTTATTAATAAAGTAGGTAAAGAAGATGCGGTAGTGGTGCTGGCCGATGCAAATATGCTGAAGTTCATTATCCGCAATTTGATAACCAACGCTGTTAAGTTTACGGCACAAGGAAGTGTTTCAATTTCTTTGGATGATACCGCGCACGGTTGGGTGCTTAGTGTGAAAGACACAGGTGTGGGTATGAGTGAGGAGCGACAAAAGAAACTGTTTAACTGGGAAAACCGCTTTACAACCAACGGAACAAATAACGAAGCCGGCTCAGGACTTGGCTTATTGATGTGTAAAGAATTTGCTGAAAAGCATTTGGGTGGCATCGACATTCATAGTACTGAAGGTGTAGGGACTACTTTTAAAGTGGCAGTGAACACAAGATTTATGCTGGTGTAA
- a CDS encoding insulinase family protein, which produces MQHCFANPAIFYNFTHLNQQSSIMRLKLLGCLAFLVMLSGLQAQDRFALSAGFPVDSSIRTGVLPNGMKYFVRRNVKPENRMELRLAVNVGSTMETEGQQGLAHFVEHMCFNGTKNFKKSELVDYLESIGTKFGPHLNAYTSFDETVYMLQVPTDKEEYVTKGLQILEDWAHNVSFENEEIDKERGVVTEEWRLGLGAQERMREKYFPVILKDSRYAVRLPIGKPEILKNAPYDTLKRFYYDWYRPELMAVMAVGDFDPAEMEKKIIAQFSKIPARTNGLPVQKWDIPDNDQPLVSVVSDKENTYTQIQMFYKHTDKEVKTVADYRQQLINNLYGSMLNARLEELTQKPNPPFIYGACGYEDFLRPKDVYYAIAIVSEDGIQRGIETLIQENNRVRKFGFTGTELERAKQEMLRGIEKTFSERDKTPSASYVGEYVRHFLEGEVIPGIAFEYELYKRYVPGITLAEVNALPAQWITNGKNMVAMVMLPEKDGVKVPTSDEVLAMINNAQALEVTAFVDDVTDMPLMAQKPVAGKVTAQKEIKEVGATEFTLSNGVKVLLKTTDFKNDEILFTSSGWGGVSLFGDEDNQSADYASYVIAQGGVGEINNIQLEKMLKGKIVRVSPTIGNYSQGFNGSCSPADLETALQLIYLRATAPRKDADIFAALMEQMKPYVLNRGNDPEEVFSDTVSVTMANHHPRVKPLTITELGKINLDRAFDIYKQTYSNFNGHTFVFVGNVDVASFKALAEQYLGALPSAAKPKEWKDIGIKAPKGKISKVVKKGVEPKSYVELHSHGKFEWTMQNRLEFNALMSVLRIKLRENLREDKGGVYGVGANGYPSRIPQPSYNITVQFGCAPENVDTLINNVLLEIEKLKTNGPEEKDLIKVKETLRRERETSLKENNFWQSVLSQYSQNNEKWTDFAQYDKLVDAITAETIKKLANKYLTMENYARFVLMPENR; this is translated from the coding sequence ATGCAGCACTGTTTTGCCAATCCCGCCATCTTTTATAACTTTACCCACTTAAACCAACAATCCTCTATTATGCGTTTGAAACTACTTGGCTGTTTAGCCTTTTTAGTAATGCTTTCGGGCTTGCAGGCCCAAGACCGCTTTGCCCTTTCGGCAGGCTTTCCGGTCGATTCTTCCATCCGTACCGGTGTTTTACCCAATGGCATGAAATATTTTGTGCGCCGCAACGTGAAACCTGAAAACCGCATGGAACTTAGGTTGGCCGTGAATGTGGGATCTACTATGGAAACCGAAGGCCAGCAAGGGCTTGCACACTTTGTAGAACACATGTGCTTTAACGGCACCAAAAACTTTAAGAAAAGCGAGTTGGTGGATTATTTAGAGTCGATTGGAACAAAATTCGGCCCGCACTTAAATGCGTACACCAGCTTTGATGAAACAGTATATATGCTGCAAGTGCCTACCGATAAAGAAGAGTATGTAACAAAAGGCCTTCAGATATTAGAAGATTGGGCGCACAATGTGAGCTTTGAAAACGAAGAGATTGACAAAGAACGCGGCGTTGTTACCGAAGAATGGCGATTGGGCTTGGGTGCACAAGAACGTATGCGCGAAAAATACTTCCCTGTGATTTTGAAAGACAGCCGTTATGCGGTTCGCCTTCCTATCGGTAAGCCAGAGATATTAAAAAATGCACCTTACGATACCCTTAAACGTTTTTACTACGATTGGTACCGTCCTGAATTAATGGCGGTGATGGCTGTAGGTGATTTTGACCCTGCCGAAATGGAGAAAAAAATCATTGCACAGTTCTCTAAAATACCTGCCCGTACTAATGGATTGCCCGTGCAAAAATGGGACATTCCTGATAACGACCAACCGTTGGTATCAGTAGTATCTGATAAAGAAAACACCTACACTCAGATACAAATGTTTTATAAACATACTGATAAAGAGGTTAAAACCGTTGCCGACTACAGGCAGCAGTTGATAAACAACTTGTACGGCAGCATGCTTAATGCCCGTTTGGAAGAACTAACCCAAAAGCCCAACCCTCCGTTTATTTACGGTGCTTGTGGTTACGAAGATTTTTTGAGACCTAAGGACGTGTACTATGCCATTGCAATAGTATCTGAAGACGGCATACAGCGCGGTATTGAAACCTTGATACAAGAAAACAACCGTGTTCGCAAATTTGGTTTTACCGGAACTGAGTTGGAGCGTGCCAAACAAGAAATGCTTCGCGGTATTGAAAAGACATTTAGCGAGCGAGATAAAACCCCGTCAGCATCTTATGTGGGCGAATACGTACGTCATTTCCTTGAAGGGGAAGTGATACCCGGTATCGCCTTTGAGTATGAATTGTACAAACGGTATGTGCCCGGCATTACGTTGGCCGAAGTAAATGCATTGCCCGCACAATGGATTACCAACGGCAAAAACATGGTGGCTATGGTAATGCTACCCGAAAAAGACGGGGTGAAAGTGCCTACTAGCGATGAAGTATTAGCAATGATAAATAATGCACAGGCATTGGAGGTAACAGCTTTTGTAGATGATGTAACCGATATGCCTCTGATGGCGCAAAAGCCTGTTGCGGGTAAAGTAACTGCCCAAAAAGAAATTAAAGAAGTAGGGGCAACTGAGTTTACACTTAGCAACGGGGTTAAAGTATTGCTTAAAACTACCGACTTTAAAAACGACGAAATTCTGTTTACCTCATCAGGATGGGGCGGTGTGTCGTTGTTTGGCGATGAGGATAACCAATCGGCAGATTATGCCAGCTATGTAATTGCCCAAGGCGGAGTTGGAGAAATTAACAACATCCAGTTAGAAAAAATGCTAAAGGGTAAGATTGTAAGGGTATCGCCCACTATCGGTAATTACTCGCAAGGATTTAACGGAAGCTGTTCTCCTGCTGACTTGGAAACTGCTTTACAATTGATTTACCTGCGTGCTACCGCTCCCCGCAAAGACGCTGATATTTTTGCCGCTCTTATGGAGCAAATGAAGCCCTATGTATTGAACAGGGGTAACGACCCTGAAGAGGTTTTCAGCGATACGGTAAGCGTTACCATGGCAAACCACCATCCACGCGTAAAACCACTTACTATTACTGAACTTGGTAAAATAAATCTTGACAGGGCGTTTGATATTTACAAACAAACCTATTCAAACTTTAACGGTCACACGTTTGTGTTTGTGGGTAATGTTGATGTTGCGTCTTTTAAAGCCCTTGCCGAACAATATTTGGGCGCACTACCCTCGGCCGCTAAACCAAAAGAGTGGAAGGATATAGGCATTAAAGCACCAAAGGGTAAAATTTCTAAGGTGGTTAAAAAAGGCGTTGAACCCAAGAGCTATGTTGAGTTGCACAGCCACGGCAAGTTTGAGTGGACCATGCAAAACCGTCTTGAGTTTAATGCTTTGATGAGCGTATTACGTATAAAACTGCGTGAAAACCTGCGCGAAGATAAAGGCGGAGTATACGGTGTCGGAGCCAACGGCTACCCATCTCGCATACCTCAACCTTCGTACAATATTACAGTACAGTTTGGTTGTGCCCCTGAAAACGTAGATACATTAATAAACAACGTTTTGCTTGAGATAGAAAAGCTAAAAACAAACGGCCCAGAGGAAAAAGACCTTATTAAAGTGAAGGAAACCCTAAGGCGTGAACGCGAAACCAGTTTGAAGGAAAACAATTTCTGGCAAAGTGTTCTATCACAATACTCACAAAACAACGAGAAATGGACTGACTTTGCTCAATACGATAAACTGGTGGATGCTATTACAGCCGAAACCATCAAAAAGCTGGCAAACAAGTACCTGACTATGGAAAATTATGCCCGTTTTGTGTTGATGCCTGAGAACCGATAG
- a CDS encoding DUF4199 domain-containing protein, with product MDNKKLTEHGIKWGIILGLVVSLIRIAPWFISPEAALDTGGKSSITWWIGLATFIGLLSFIAIKARGFSGYITSKQAFRTLFAAVLVHGIICFVADTAVFVINKEKIDLKMAEVREETYTKMEDKGMTDEQIEQSMRWFDMFKPGMTLMVVGFILRLGVNVLIALIIAQIVKRNPPVQPVMQQEE from the coding sequence ATGGACAACAAAAAACTTACTGAACACGGCATAAAATGGGGGATTATTTTAGGCCTTGTAGTTTCTCTGATTCGCATTGCACCTTGGTTTATCAGCCCGGAAGCAGCTCTTGATACCGGCGGAAAATCAAGCATCACCTGGTGGATAGGCTTGGCTACTTTTATCGGCTTATTATCTTTTATAGCTATTAAAGCCCGTGGCTTTAGCGGTTACATCACCTCTAAACAAGCATTCCGTACGTTGTTTGCAGCTGTTTTAGTTCACGGTATTATCTGCTTTGTGGCCGATACAGCGGTATTTGTGATAAATAAAGAGAAGATTGACCTTAAAATGGCTGAGGTTCGTGAAGAAACCTATACCAAAATGGAAGATAAAGGCATGACCGATGAACAGATTGAACAATCGATGAGGTGGTTTGATATGTTTAAACCCGGTATGACTTTGATGGTGGTTGGTTTTATCTTGCGTTTGGGAGTTAATGTTTTGATTGCCCTTATCATAGCCCAGATTGTGAAACGCAATCCGCCTGTGCAGCCTGTGATGCAACAAGAAGAATAA
- a CDS encoding T9SS type A sorting domain-containing protein — MKKLFFIIIFIGACVITNAQSDNVIGFGRKSGGLPYNPLLKPFYHGVASGDPLPDGVIIWTRVTPDAPNETITVEWQMATDTGITAVVKSGTITTDSTKDFTVKVDVSGLSPATTYYYVFKAKGIYSTIGRARTAPMGNASHLRFGVVSCNNYEAGFFNSFNSLSVRNDIDAVIHLGDYIYEYAAKQYGDSTTSRFVQPENEAVTEADYRTRYSMYRLDADLQRAHQQHTFISIWDDHESANDSYKDGAQNHQTGEGNWQTRRAISRKVYFEWMPIRNDVDNKVYRTIKYGDMADLILLDARLEGRTKPPANFDDPDIPQRAMLGTAQYQWFINELKTSSAKWKVVGNQVLFSDLNVGFSARNSQGFPSPSDINAIREVERVFINTWESYPTERDAIIDTIEQGGIKNVVILTGDSHMSWAFDVTKQPAIYPNPQANNYASPSPTYTASTGQGSVAVEFCVPSISSANMDERVGVPVAAQFEQWVSNPISFLNNSHYNPHLKYADVDRHGYFILDLKDDTAQAGYYYADKINAPTTVENFGKTAYTITNTGRVQVSANAPLPKAKQEIPAPAKLPLPVAVQGVENAVVFYAYPNPTSNTFTLQYGVIKNGAVKITVYTVEGKVVSHWQQQQEAGLYNYTLSVVGLAEGLYTYVFENAGKVATGKFLVR; from the coding sequence ATGAAGAAACTATTTTTCATTATCATTTTTATTGGAGCGTGTGTTATTACCAACGCTCAGTCGGATAACGTTATCGGGTTCGGGCGTAAAAGCGGCGGGTTGCCGTATAATCCCTTATTAAAACCCTTTTATCACGGGGTTGCATCCGGCGACCCTTTGCCCGACGGGGTAATTATTTGGACAAGAGTAACCCCCGATGCACCCAATGAAACCATCACCGTAGAGTGGCAAATGGCAACCGATACAGGCATTACTGCTGTGGTGAAATCGGGTACCATTACAACAGATTCAACCAAAGATTTTACCGTAAAAGTGGATGTGAGCGGATTATCACCCGCCACTACCTACTATTATGTGTTTAAGGCAAAAGGCATCTACTCAACCATTGGCCGTGCCCGCACTGCACCTATGGGCAATGCAAGCCACCTGCGTTTTGGGGTGGTATCGTGCAATAATTACGAAGCAGGTTTTTTTAACTCGTTTAATAGCTTAAGTGTACGCAACGACATAGATGCTGTTATTCATTTGGGAGATTATATTTATGAGTATGCTGCCAAGCAATACGGTGACAGTACCACAAGCCGTTTTGTACAACCTGAAAACGAGGCCGTAACCGAAGCAGATTACCGTACCCGTTACTCGATGTATCGATTGGACGCTGATTTGCAACGCGCCCACCAACAACATACTTTTATTAGTATTTGGGACGACCACGAGAGCGCCAACGACTCATACAAAGACGGGGCACAAAACCACCAGACAGGGGAGGGTAATTGGCAAACCCGCAGGGCTATCAGCCGTAAGGTGTATTTTGAGTGGATGCCCATACGCAACGATGTTGACAATAAGGTATACCGAACTATTAAGTACGGCGATATGGCCGATTTGATTTTGCTGGATGCCCGCTTAGAAGGCCGCACCAAACCCCCTGCAAATTTTGACGACCCCGATATACCCCAACGTGCTATGTTAGGCACTGCCCAATACCAGTGGTTTATTAATGAACTGAAAACCTCATCGGCTAAGTGGAAAGTGGTGGGTAACCAAGTATTGTTTTCTGATTTAAATGTGGGCTTTTCAGCACGCAATTCACAAGGGTTTCCATCACCAAGCGATATAAACGCCATCCGCGAGGTTGAGAGGGTTTTTATTAATACATGGGAAAGTTACCCCACAGAGCGGGATGCAATTATTGATACGATTGAACAAGGTGGGATAAAAAACGTGGTGATTTTAACAGGCGATTCGCACATGAGTTGGGCGTTTGATGTTACCAAGCAGCCTGCTATTTATCCTAATCCGCAGGCAAATAATTATGCAAGCCCTTCGCCTACTTATACTGCAAGCACCGGGCAAGGCTCGGTAGCGGTAGAGTTTTGTGTCCCTTCCATTTCATCGGCCAATATGGATGAACGTGTTGGGGTGCCTGTGGCCGCCCAATTTGAGCAGTGGGTGAGTAATCCCATCTCTTTTTTAAACAACAGTCACTACAACCCTCATTTGAAATACGCCGATGTTGACCGCCACGGCTATTTTATTTTAGACCTGAAAGACGATACTGCGCAAGCCGGCTATTATTATGCTGATAAGATTAACGCGCCTACTACAGTAGAAAATTTTGGTAAAACGGCCTATACCATTACCAACACGGGCAGGGTGCAAGTATCGGCCAATGCTCCATTACCCAAAGCAAAACAAGAAATACCTGCTCCGGCCAAGCTGCCGTTGCCCGTTGCTGTGCAAGGGGTTGAAAATGCAGTGGTGTTTTATGCCTACCCCAATCCTACAAGCAATACATTCACGCTTCAATACGGCGTAATTAAAAACGGAGCGGTAAAAATTACTGTATATACTGTTGAGGGGAAGGTCGTTTCGCATTGGCAGCAACAACAAGAAGCAGGGTTGTATAATTACACGTTATCTGTTGTAGGTTTAGCAGAAGGACTTTATACGTATGTGTTTGAGAATGCCGGGAAAGTAGCAACGGGTAAGTTTTTGGTACGATGA
- a CDS encoding acyl-CoA dehydrogenase has protein sequence MPNFSEHPEIQRSNKQDLFTAPDFYEIDDLLTEEHKLIRNTARDWVKREISPIIEDCAQRNIFPNHIVKGMGEIGAFGPQLPAEYGCGGLDYIAYGLLMQEIERGDSGMRSTASVQGSLVMYPIYKFGTEEHRRKYLPKLATGEMMGCFGLTEPNHGSNPGGMETNIKDMGDHYLLNGAKMWISNAPFADVAVVWAKNEAGKIRGIIVERGMEGFTTPETHNKWSLRASATGELVFDNVKVPKENIFPEVEGLRGPLTCLNSARYGISWGAVGAAMDCYDTAVRYSKERVQFGKPIGGFQLQQKKLAEMLTEITKAQLLCWRLGNLMNEGKATAAQISLAKRNNVDMALQIAREARQMLGGMGITGEYPIMRHMANLESVITYEGTHDIHLLILGNEITGIQAFK, from the coding sequence ATGCCAAATTTTAGCGAACACCCCGAGATTCAACGAAGCAATAAGCAAGACCTTTTCACTGCACCTGATTTTTATGAAATTGATGACTTGCTTACCGAAGAGCATAAACTAATACGAAACACTGCCCGTGATTGGGTGAAGCGCGAAATAAGCCCCATTATTGAAGATTGTGCCCAACGCAATATTTTCCCCAACCACATTGTAAAAGGTATGGGAGAAATTGGTGCATTTGGTCCGCAACTGCCTGCCGAATACGGTTGTGGCGGTTTGGATTATATCGCATACGGTTTGTTGATGCAAGAAATTGAACGTGGCGATAGCGGTATGCGCAGTACTGCATCAGTGCAAGGTTCATTGGTAATGTACCCCATTTATAAATTCGGTACTGAAGAGCACCGTCGTAAATACCTTCCTAAACTTGCCACCGGCGAAATGATGGGCTGCTTTGGCCTTACTGAGCCTAACCACGGTAGTAACCCCGGCGGTATGGAAACCAATATTAAAGATATGGGCGACCATTACTTGCTAAACGGTGCCAAAATGTGGATTAGCAATGCCCCATTTGCTGATGTAGCTGTAGTGTGGGCTAAAAACGAAGCCGGAAAAATACGCGGTATTATAGTAGAACGCGGTATGGAAGGCTTTACCACACCTGAAACCCACAACAAATGGTCGTTGCGCGCAAGCGCCACCGGTGAGTTGGTGTTTGACAACGTTAAAGTACCAAAAGAAAATATATTCCCAGAAGTTGAAGGTTTGCGAGGCCCGCTAACCTGCCTAAACAGTGCCCGCTATGGTATTAGCTGGGGTGCTGTGGGTGCTGCTATGGATTGCTACGATACTGCCGTTCGTTATTCAAAAGAGCGTGTGCAGTTTGGCAAACCCATCGGTGGTTTCCAATTGCAACAAAAGAAACTGGCCGAAATGCTTACCGAAATCACCAAAGCACAGTTGCTATGCTGGCGTTTAGGTAATTTAATGAATGAAGGTAAAGCTACGGCTGCCCAAATATCGCTTGCTAAACGCAACAACGTAGATATGGCCTTGCAAATAGCCCGCGAAGCTCGCCAAATGCTTGGCGGTATGGGTATTACCGGTGAATATCCTATTATGCGCCACATGGCTAACCTTGAATCGGTTATTACCTACGAGGGTACACACGATATACATTTGCTTATATTAGGTAACGAGATTACCGGCATACAGGCGTTTAAATAA